TCTTCATAGTCGATAACTTAGTAAACCATGTTGCAGAATCATGATGCAGTGCTCCCCATGGTCAGTGGGAGGAGAGTTCCAATTTGAAGGTGAAAAGAATGGTATTTGGTGAAGGTAGCCTAGGTTCCTGTGCTATTTTGTATTGGCAGTGAAGATAAAACAGAATATATGGTGCTTTTAAGTGCATTGATTCGAGTTTTATCTGATACCTAGATGAGACTCCAGAGTACAAGTTTGGAATGGTTCAATTTAGATCCCTGAGAAAAAAAATGCTCGTGTGTGCAGGTCCACTCACGATTCTCCACAAACACCTTTCCTAGCTGGGATCGTGCACAACCTATGCGTGTTTTGGGTCATAATGGAGAAATCAACACATTGCGAGGAAATGTGAATTGGTATGTTGAAGACGGAGTGGGTTTATGGTGTTGGATGTCATTTTCATGTAAACTCAACTTGTTTGCATTGCATTTTTTGTTTGTTTTGGCTTTGCAGGATGAAGGCACGAGAAGGCCTTTTAAAGTGCAAGGAACTAGGCTTATcaaagaatgaaatgaagaaacttCTTCCGATTGTGGATGCTAGCTCATCGGATTCAGGTAGAATCTACCTTGATACTTGCAGTATTCTATGCCTTACTTTAAAGTGTGCTTGCGACTTGCGTATTGAATATTTGCCATGTTTCATTTCTATGTCTGAATACGTAGGTATTAAATGCGACGTATtgctgatttcatacatgcatgaagGCTTGATCTGaaataacttgcatatttctagggGCATTTGATGGCGTTCTTGAACTTTTGGTCCGTGCTGGTAGAAGTCTCCCTGAAGCTGTTATGATGATGATTCCTGAGGCATGGCAGAATGACAAGAACATGGACCCTGATAGAAAGGCTTTGTATGAATATTTCTCAGCCCTCATGGAGCCCTGGGATGGACCTGCTCTAATATCTTGTGAGATTTTGCACAAACGCATGCTCTGAGTAATACTCCTAACATTGACTCTGCTGATGTGTGCTGATTTTCTCTTACAGTTACAGATGGTCGCTATCTTGGAGCAACTTTAGATCGTAATGGGCTGAGACCTGGACGGTTTTACATCACACATAGTGGACGTGTTATCATGGCTAGTGAAGTAGGTGTCGTAGACATTCCTCCTGCAGATGTGTTGAGGAAAGGAAGGCTTAACCCTGGGATGATGTTGTTAGTGGATTTTGAAAATCGTACTGTTGTTGATGATGAAGCATTGAAGAAGCAGTACTCACAAGCTAGGCCATACAGGGAATGGCTTAAGAGGCAGAAGATTTGTCTTGATGACATTGTCAATTCTATTCCTAAAAGTGACATGATTCCTCCAAACATATTTGGAACTGTACCAGTAAGTCTGTCTAATGCTATTTGAATGAATTATCATTCTTGATTCTCTTTGCATATTGGAAACTGAGTACTTGGTTTTTGTGGTCCTTAGTCCCAGAATCATGATGAGGACATGGAAAATATGGGGATTCGTGGTCTTCTGGCACCACTCAAGGCTTTTGGGTAACTCATCACTTAGTAATGGTACTTCTTGTTCTTGTCTACTTGCATAAAACTGCATGTTCTAAATTTGGTTACTTGCAGCTACACTGTTGAAGCTTTGGATATGCTGTTGTTGCCTATGGCAAAAGATGCCACTGAAGCTCTAGGTTCAATGGGAAATGATGCTCCCTTGGCTGTAATGTCAAACAGAGAGAAACTTTCATTTGAGTACTTCAAGCAGATGTTTGCTCAAGTTACAAATCCACCAATTGATCCAATTCGGGAGAAAATAGTTACATCTATGGAGTGCATGGTTGGTCCAGAAGGCGATCTTACTGAAACCACTGAAGAGCAGTGCCATCGTCTCTCATTGAAGGGGCCTCTTTTATCCATTGATGAAATGGAATCTATAAAAATGATGAACTACAGAGGTTGGCGCAGCAAAGTGCTTGACATCACGTATCCAAAAAAACATGGTCGAAAGGGTTTAGAGGAAACCTTGAATAGGATTTGCTTGGAAGCTCGTGCCGCAATCCGTGAGGGGTATACGACCCTTGTACTGTCTGACAGAGGTGAGGGCTTGAGAAATTTAGGGTACTCATGTCTGTTTGAAGGCATGATAGCATTGAGATCCCTAGATTCATCCCTTCGAAGTTTTTGTCCATCTCTGTTATTTAAGCAGATCATTTCACTTGCAGTTAGTCTATTATCCGGCTTTCTGGTTCATTTCAGCTTCTACacattttatgatttttatactCTCTTTCTTGAGACCTTGTGATATTTATTGCTTTTCATGTAAATTGCATGCTGCTAAATGTTTATGATATCCATGTTATAAATTTTGGCGTTAAAAgagattgaatccttgactttgaTGTAGGCTTTTCGTCTGAGCGTGTTGCTGTAAGTTCCCTCTTGGCAGTTGGTGCTGTTCATCAACATCTAGTGTCAACGCTTGAAAGGACACGCATAGGGTTGCTGGTGGAATCTGCTGAGCCTCGTGAAGTACATCATTTTTGTACCCTTGTTGGATTTGGTGCAGATGCCATCTGCCCGTATTTGGCCATGGAAGCAATTTGGCGGTTGCAGATTGATGGAAAGATCCCTCCTAGAGTCGATGGTGAGTTTCATTCTCGAGAAGATCTTGTCAAGAGGTACTTCAAAGCGAGCAACTATGGAATGATGAAAGTTCTCGCTAAAATGGGGATATCCACTCTTGCATCTTACAAGGGTGCACAGATTTTTGAAGCTCTAGGTCTTTCTTCCGAGGTGATCGAGAAATGCTTCAAAGGAACCCCAAGTAGAGTTGAAGGTGCAACATTTGAAATGCTTGCCGGGGATGCCCTTTGTCTTCATGAATTGGCATTTCCAACCAGAGCTTTACCACTGGGAAGTGCAGAAGCATTGGCATTGCCTAATCCTGGGGATTACCACTGGAGAAAGGGAGGTGAAGTGCACCTTAATGATCCCCTTGCAATTGCCAAGTTACAAGAGGCAGCCAGAGCTAATAGTGTTGCAGCATACAAAGAATACTCTAGGCGTATACAGGAGCTGAACAAGACATGCAACTTGCGTGGTATACTGAAGTTTAAGGATGTCGCTGAGAAGGTTCCCTTGGATGAAGTAGAGTCTGCCAGTGAGATTGTCAAGCGTTTCTGCACGGGGGCAATGAGTTATGGTTCAATCTCGTTAGAAGCACATTCTACCCTAGCAATTGCAATGAATAAAATTGGAGGCAAATCTAATACGGGTATGATCTTATTTGAAACAGCCCATAAAATCTTTTTAGTGTCTGATCTTTTCGTATGTTAATCACATCACCTGTTCATACCTACCACTGGCTAAATTGTTTTTATTTGATTAAGAAGCTTAAATGTTCTCGTGAAATttgctctttattttttttcttcctacCAATGAATAATTTACCCTGACTGTTAGGTGTACTTCTTTTTCTTCAAGGTATTAAAACTACTGACCTACCATTTATTCGGTATTGTTTTAAAGGTGTTTCTTTGTTGAGTGTTTTTATAGTTCTATCTACAAAATTTCAACTCAAAGCCCCTTTCTATTTTAAGCTTTGGGTCTTTCTATCTGTTCTCGTGTTTGTCAGTAAATTTTAGCTATGCTAACCTTTTCCAGGGTTTTTTAGAAGGAAAACTTGCGCCTATATTTGAGATTTGATCTAGTGGTTCATTGTTTTTGTGTTTTATGAAAAACACATCAGGTTTTTACAAGTGCATGTTTATGTTGCTAACTTTGTGTATACTGATTGTTTGTGGGTTTTCTTATGATAGCTGATAGAGATAAAGATGGGGATTATCTTTTATTTTGTCATGCTAGCTTATTTCTTCTTCAATCTTTTTGAAGGTGAGGGAGGTGAGCAACCTGCTCGTATGGAACCCCTGTCAGATGGTTCAAGGAATCCAAAGCGGAGTGCGATTAAACAAGTGGCAAGTGGTAGGTTTGGAGTGACAAGCTATTACCTCACAAACGCAGATGAGCTCCAGATAAAGATGGCTCAGGTAATCACGACAAGCATAACAATCCTGATCCAAAACTTTTCTCTTTGAAATTTGAACAATGGGGAATCTTCTACCTTTGTACCTCCTCTTTCCTCCTATTGGAACATAAGTTCCTCTTGTTTATGAATCTGTGTTCATGGGCAGATGATGCTGAGTCTACAAAGCACTAGTGTGTCTTTGTATCTATAACTGATGAATACCTTTGAAATTTGGTGAGATCGTATTTCTggaattcattttgcttgttGTATGCTTCTGTTTGATGATCTTGTTACTTTGCAGGGCGCTAAGCCAGGTGAAGGAGGCGAACTTCCAGGTCATAAAGTTATTGGTGATATTGCAGTCACTAGAAATTCCACTGCCGGTGTGGGTCTTATTAGTCCTCCTCCTCACCATGATATATATTCAATTGAGGACCTTGCACAACTTATTCATGACCTTAAGGTATTTGATTATGATAAAATGATTGTTCTCCTATATTGTTTTGCCCATGCAAGTGATCATTAAAAATGTTGTTTCATGAAGATTGAAAAATTAGTATTTTCCTcattttgctttcattttgattgTCCCTCATCCTTGTAATTCCTTATATGAAAACCATTGGTAGTAGGACAATTTGCATTTTGGTTTGCTTGTGTGAGAGGCTTTACATCTATGTTTATATGATGCAAGTCCATAATTTTGTTTTGTAGAACTCGAACCCAGGTGCTCGAATCAGTGTTAAACTAGTCTCTGAGGCTGGCGTTGGGGTAATTGCTAGTGGAGTTGTAAAAGGACATGcagaccatgttttgatatctggCCATGATGGAGGTACTGGTGCCTCTCGTTGGACTGGCATTAAAAATGCAGGGCTTCCCTGGGAGCTAGGTTTGGCAGAGACACATCAAACTCTAGTTGCAAATGACCTCCGTGGCCGAACAGTCCTGCAAACTGATGGCCAGTTAAAAACAGGACGAGATGTTGCAATTGCTGCTCTACTTGGTGCAGAAGAGTTCGGTTTCAGCACTGCACCTTTAATTACTCTTGGTTGCATTATGATGAGGAAGTGTCACAAAAATACTTGCCCAGTTGGCATtgccactcaagatcctgtactTCGTGAAAAATTTGCTGGAGAGCCTGAACACGTTATAAACTTTTTCTTTATGCTGGCTGAGGAAGTTCGTGAGATTATGTCACAGCTGGGCTTTCGAACAATTAATGAGATGGTTGGTCGTGCAGACATGCTTGAAATTGACAAGGAAGTGGCCAAGAGTAATGAAAAATTGGGAAATATTGATCTGTCATTGCTGCTTAGACCTGCAGCTGATATTCGTCCAGGAGTTGCCCAATATTGCATTCAGAAACAGGATCATGGTCTGGAGATGGCATTGGATCAGGATCTCATCACTTCATCAAAAGCTGCTCTTGAAAAAGGCTTACCTGTTTATGTTGAGACACCAATCCGCAATGTAAATCGTGCAGTCGGTACCATGCTTAGTCACGAGGTCACTAAACAATATCAATTGAAAGGCTTGCCTTCAGATACCATCCATATTAAGCTAGTTGGAAGTGCTGGTCAGAGCCTAGGGGCTTTTCTCTGCCCAGGAATCACCCTTGAGCTTGAGGGTGACAGCAATGACTACGTTGGGAAAGGATTATCTGGTGGCAAAATTGTCGTTTATCCTCCAAGAGAGAGCCAATTTGACCCAAGTGAAAACATTGTTGTTGGCAATGTTGCACTATATGGAGCTACAAGTGGGGAGGCATATTTTAACGGAATGGCAGCAGAGAGATTCTGTGTCCGAAACTCAGGTGCAAGAGCAGTTGTTGAAGGTGTTGGTGATCATGGATGTGAGTACATGACTGGTGGTACAGTTGTTATTCTTGGCAAAACTGGAAGAAATTTTGCTGCTGGTATGAGTGGTGGAATTGCATATGTTTTTGATGTGGATGGGATGTTTCACACAAGATGCAATCCTGAATTGGTTGATCTTGAAAAGATTGAGGATGGAGAAGATATCACAACCTTGAGAATGATGATACAACAACATCAGCGCCATACCAGCAGTGTGTTGGCAAGAGAAGTCCTCTCCAACTTTGACTCTCTGCTGCCTAAGTTTGTTAAAGTATTTCCAAGAGATTATAAAAGAATTGTTCAGAACTTGAAGATAGAACAAGCAGCCAAAGAATCTGAGGAGCAAGAAGAAAAGGAGCTGATGGAGAAGGATGCatttgaagaactcaagaaaatggCAGCAGCATCTTTGAACGGGAAGGTAAGATACTTCATGATTGTGATGGATGGTTTGTGTACTGtttatatcttgattttttgcCCTTATTATCTCAGGTTATTCAATGATATTTCTGTAGTAATCTTAATTTTAACCCACTTTTTTGTTGATTGTATCTTTCATCCAGCTGTCTTGATATATCATTTTGAGAAGTTGACCTTACCAGAAGAATCTTCCTTTATGAATTTATATATTTGTAATTCTCTATCCAAGTTTCAATTTTGTTAGTATCGTGACAAAATTTCCCCTCTTGCTCTGTTAGGGAACCTGTTTCTTAGTTCTGCAAAATTACCCATTCCACAGAATTTCATTTTAATCCATGAAAATTTCTTATGCCTGTACAGAAGCTGTAGATTTTTGATGTGCAGAGCCAGAGTGTTAACTTTCTTTTACTGTCATAGACACAAGGGCTAAATGGAGTTATTTTATATACAGAAAGCGGAAGGTTTGGCTGCAGCAAAAAGGCCAACACAGGTTGATAATGCTGTCAAGCATCGAGGTTTTATTGCTTATGAGCGGCAGGGTATCTCATACAGGGACCCTAATGATAGAATCAAAGATTGGAAAGAAGTTGCCACAGAATCAAAACCTGGGCCACTAATGAAAACCCAATCTGCTCGCTGCATGGACTGTGGAACTCCCTTTTGTCATCAGGTAAAATGTTATTATCTAGACCAAGAAAGGTTCATGCTAAATCATCACCGAGATCTTTTAATGTTCATTTGTATTGATGGTAAAATTTGGTGCATTTAAATTTGCTCTCTTCTGTTACATCTTAAGCTGTGTCAAAATGTttggtttctctttttttttttgtacgtaAAGGGTCCAAGGTTTATATGATATTAGTAAGAATGGGCAGTGGCAGTATTTACCGGTCACACAGGGTACCGGTATGTTACCAGGTAAGTCGGTGGGGTACCCAGTAGCAGACATGTATCAGGAAGTTCCTTTTTTCTGTTTTTGCAGCCTTTCctaggcttttttttttctttctaaactCAGGTATATATTAGCGTACTGACACTCGGCATGTCGATATAGACTCTATGAAACCAGTCTGAGCCCTGGTTGGTATTGTACAATACCAGTATACGAAATCATCAACCTTGAATAAGAGTTTAGTGGGTTTGTGCCAACATAAGAAAACGTCATTAAACCTAAAACAATAAACTTAAAGAAACAATAAATTGCTAGAGGTTTGCATCGTGATGTACTTAGGTACTTCATTCTATCTGTACTCCCATTTAATCACCTAGCATTTGAAAGTTATGTAATTATGCAGGATCTTAGTTCATTATTCACAGTTTTGTTCCAGATTTAGCAAATTTGAATTTGAGGTACTTGCAGGATGTGATAGAGATCTGGTTTAATAAGCTCCATGTCTTTGTAATACGAGGCCTTTATTATATGAAAATGATTTACATTTCCGGTGCTATATGGAACATATGTGATCGGTTATGTGGAACTAAACTAGTTTATATCATGACAAATGCTACCAAAATTGTGGCTTGGAAATTCTTTTTTGCATGTCTATTGAGTTTACAATGGCGTAGTaggatataaaataataattagatttaggTCATATCGCCACCATCAAAGGTTAGTTGTCAGATACCGGCTCTTAGAATTTAGAATTAGTTGTCTAATTGAACTTGGTTCGTTCttattttgattataaaacaATCTTTTATGGAATTTTGAAGTCCTAATTGCTTAAGGTGCATGAACTGTAAATTAAATTTTCCACCAGCCATTATACCCTGGTAACCCGATATTGAGCCTGGTCAAACCATGCATAACTTTTTCTTTTCTAGAGTAGAGTCTGTATTGTTACATTTTTAGGGTCATTAAAGCAAAGCTTACGAAAAGCTGCTGTGCTGTCCTTTTCTGGGGCAGGAAATTTGATCTTGATTCTTATAGTGAATATAGTAACCCCTCGAGGATGACTATCGACACCTAAAAAAATTTGGTCTTTGATGGATGTTTTGCCTTGTAATAATCTATTCCTCTTTCTGTTGCTTTTGTAaagcataattttcttttgtggcTTCTCAATGTTGAGTATGATCAGGTGCTCATAAATGCCTTTCTTTGGTCCTGAATAAATGTGTGATAATGTATTTATATCAATATCTTAAATCTTCTTTTTCGACTCTTCCATCTTGCAGGAGAACTCTGGTTGCCCTCTTGGAAATAAGATACCAGAATTTAATGAACTGGTCCATCAAAATAGGTGGCGAGAAGCCTTAGATAGGCTTTTGGAGACAAATAACTTCCCAGAATTTACTGGTCGAGTTTGCCCTGCTCCTTGTGAAGGATCATGTGTTCTTGGCATCATTGAGAATCCTGTATCTATTAAAAGCATAGAGTGTGCCATCATAGACAAGGCATTTGAAGAAGGATGGATGGTACCTCGTCCTCCACAAAAGAGAACAGGGTAAAATTTCTTCTCATTTCTGTTACCTCaagcaatcatcaaaagttttgtaTTTCTATTTCTGTGGCTTAGTTCATAGGACCCAACCAAGTACCAATTAGTTAATGTTTCTTGGTTCTGTTTTGTGTATCTGTAGCTTCTGTCATGCTCTGCAAAAATTATTGGGTCATTCTGGAAATTCTTGTGGAAGAATGGAGTTACATTTATGTGCTATAGTGTTAACAAGTTATTGAAAATAATCATTGACCTGCAGAACTGATCATTTATGTAATTTTATATAAAAGGAAGCAAATCAAAGTCATAGGACCACTGAATATCCTTGTAAATAATTATTTCAATGCAAGGAAAATTCAAAATCTCAGTATCTACGACACCCTGCTTAGTCATCAGTTTTGGAAGGTTATAATGGTACATAGGGGTAGATGAGCCTACAATTAACATCTTGGGTTTGGTTTTGCACCCCGTATGTCAAAAGCTATTAAGTTAACGAGTCTATTGAGCTGGGTCTAGTGCTATGGATCTAGAATTAGTTAGGTAACGACACATCACGAGATGAAGTCATGAGTGCACCATGGGCCTTACATGTCGTCTACTAGGGAATGATTTTGGCTGTATAATACCTTAGCATCAAGGTTGCGGCACCCTAATATTGGAAGTGTGATGAGGATGACATTGGCTTAGATTAGTTTGCTACTAACAACTTGGTTTAGTTATTTTGGACATGTAGTTTTGGGGCCACTGCATCCAAGATATTGAATTGGTAGGCAGATGGGATTTGGTTGTGACAATATCAATGGAAATTCACAGTAATCTCTCTTGATTTGATGGTGAAGTTATCCATCACTGAGAGTCCGAGTCTGTTCTCATTTTATTTTCATTGACAACTTGTTCGGTCCTTCCAAGGGAGTCGCAGATGTCCTCCATTGATTGGATGAGCTCCCTTCTGCTGTTTCATTTATATGCCTCAGagttatatggacttgttcagaatgaTTCTCTGTttgtaagaaagaaaaataatctcATCAACTTGCTTGCAATAATATTTGTTTTGGATATAGCTTTACTGATTTCCTCTAAGAAATTAAATAATGATTAAATAAATAATCCCAATAGGCCAAGAAGTCTGTTCCTATGTATGCCCTTTAGTGGACATTTCTCCATATCATGTTAGGACACAACCTGCTGCTGATGTGAACAGCCTGAATTTCAATTAGATTTTGAGAATGGATATGCAAATTTTAATTTAATCTTTCTGTTTTCCTTACCCAAACAAGAGAGGGAGCAACATTTTGTTCTTACTTCCATCAGCAGAGCATTAAACGTACTTTTATGTGCTAATACCTGTGCCAGATTTAAGTTATAAATAGTGGCTGTTCTGAAGGTAAACTAAAGTTGATGTTTTCTTGGTAACTTATAAGAACTATTTTAAATGCTTCATTCTTGTAGTCGTATATCTTTGATTAATTTCaaacaatattttttcttttatttaaatgGTAGTGTTCTTACCTGTCTAGTTATCTTTTATCGGATATACAAGAAAGGAATGGACTAGCTTTTTGACTCctgaaaggtgtaatatagatagtTTATTTGTTGGTAAATCTTGTGTAATTGATGCAGGAAGAGAGTTGCCATTGTTGGTAGTGGTCCAGCCGGTCTTGCTGCAGCTGATCAGCTAAATAAAATGGGTCACCTGGTCACTGTTTACGAACGTGCTGATCGCATCGGTGGTCTAATGATGTATGGAGTTCCAAACATGAAGGCTGACAAGGTTGATGTTGTTCAACGCCGTGTAGACCTGATGACTAGGGAAGGCGTTAACTTTATGGTGAATGCTAATGTTGGAGTTGACCCCATGTACTCCCTCAACCATCTCCGTGCTGAGAATGATGCCATCGTGTTGGCTTGCGGAGCTACAAAGCCAAGGTAACAACGAGAGATGTATTAATATGAACATCTGTTTGAATTCATCTGAATTTCATTTTGCATTTGTCATGCCTGGCTACACAATCCTTCTGGACAAAAATTTTGCAAGACTTGTTTATGGATACATGCAAATCATAATAAATTTACAAAGTACATTTCTTTCCATCTTAGAATGCAATTTTGTTAGAATTGCTCAAGTAGATATTATCATGTTATGAATATAGATTTTCAGCACATAAGCAAAATAATGCTGTACGTTGATTTAAATTTGTGCATATACCTGAGATAACTTATTCATGGAAGTATTCAGTTGATTCTCTTATAAAGTCTGAGTTGACAATGTGTACTAACATAAATTGTCATCCTGCAATTATTGAACCTGGAAGTTTGACTGACTCACTGTGTAAATATGATATGCATTTTTTTTCCTTCCATTTTTGTGTCTAGATATTCCCTTGTTAAACAATGAACCCCAATTTCAATTCAGGTGTTACAATTGCTGCTGAACCTACTGTTATTATGTTTATTGGTGGGAATTATTCTTActtaatgttatatatatatatatattacttcatTTCTAGCATATgtacatcctctctctctctctctctctctctctctctcacagacaGTGAATCTTGACTATAATTATCTTCCATGGTGTTGATACTTGTATGTTGTCCTCTTGATTGTAAAAGCCATATTGACCCAGGTGTCATGTTACTTGTAGTGGGCTCGTGCACTGAAAATGCTTCTTGTGCAGGGATCTTCCTGTTCCTGGAAGAGAACTATCTGGAGTTCACTTTGCTATGGAGTTTCTCCATGCAAACACCAAAAGCTTGCTTGATAGCAATCTGCAGGATGGTAAATACTTGTCTGCTAAGGGGAAGAAGGTGGTTGTGATAGGTGGTGGAGACACAGGAACAGATTGTATTGCAACATCTATCCGACATGGCTGCACCAACATGATCAATCTAGAACTCCTTCCAGAGCCACCTCAAAAACGAGCACCAGGCAATCCATGGCCACAGGTTCAGTACCCTCCCTTGGTTACCATTGATTTGTCTGTTATGATCATCTGTTTAGATTAGTTCAAGATG
This DNA window, taken from Musa acuminata AAA Group cultivar baxijiao chromosome BXJ3-7, Cavendish_Baxijiao_AAA, whole genome shotgun sequence, encodes the following:
- the LOC135585386 gene encoding glutamate synthase 1 [NADH], chloroplastic-like isoform X1; the protein is MAAVPGSAIKLQNQSVALPSVVNHKRNVCRGGRAARFAAYRRAQAVSLESQFLGAKLRASERVQRWRIDGPGRSPELRVVSPSMALSQVPEKPLGLYDPSFDKDSCGVGFIAELSGEYSRKTVADSLEMLVRMAHRGACGCETNTGDGAGILVALPHGFFKEVTEDIGIQLPPPGQYAVGMFFLPTDDSRRKESKIVFTKVAESLGHVVLGWRPVPTDNRDLGESARQTEPLIEQVFLTPSPRSSADFEQQMYILRRVSMVAIRAALNLQHGGARDFYICSLSSRTVVYKGQLKPVQLKDYYYADLGDERFTSYMALVHSRFSTNTFPSWDRAQPMRVLGHNGEINTLRGNVNWMKAREGLLKCKELGLSKNEMKKLLPIVDASSSDSGAFDGVLELLVRAGRSLPEAVMMMIPEAWQNDKNMDPDRKALYEYFSALMEPWDGPALISFTDGRYLGATLDRNGLRPGRFYITHSGRVIMASEVGVVDIPPADVLRKGRLNPGMMLLVDFENRTVVDDEALKKQYSQARPYREWLKRQKICLDDIVNSIPKSDMIPPNIFGTVPSQNHDEDMENMGIRGLLAPLKAFGYTVEALDMLLLPMAKDATEALGSMGNDAPLAVMSNREKLSFEYFKQMFAQVTNPPIDPIREKIVTSMECMVGPEGDLTETTEEQCHRLSLKGPLLSIDEMESIKMMNYRGWRSKVLDITYPKKHGRKGLEETLNRICLEARAAIREGYTTLVLSDRGFSSERVAVSSLLAVGAVHQHLVSTLERTRIGLLVESAEPREVHHFCTLVGFGADAICPYLAMEAIWRLQIDGKIPPRVDGEFHSREDLVKRYFKASNYGMMKVLAKMGISTLASYKGAQIFEALGLSSEVIEKCFKGTPSRVEGATFEMLAGDALCLHELAFPTRALPLGSAEALALPNPGDYHWRKGGEVHLNDPLAIAKLQEAARANSVAAYKEYSRRIQELNKTCNLRGILKFKDVAEKVPLDEVESASEIVKRFCTGAMSYGSISLEAHSTLAIAMNKIGGKSNTGEGGEQPARMEPLSDGSRNPKRSAIKQVASGRFGVTSYYLTNADELQIKMAQGAKPGEGGELPGHKVIGDIAVTRNSTAGVGLISPPPHHDIYSIEDLAQLIHDLKNSNPGARISVKLVSEAGVGVIASGVVKGHADHVLISGHDGGTGASRWTGIKNAGLPWELGLAETHQTLVANDLRGRTVLQTDGQLKTGRDVAIAALLGAEEFGFSTAPLITLGCIMMRKCHKNTCPVGIATQDPVLREKFAGEPEHVINFFFMLAEEVREIMSQLGFRTINEMVGRADMLEIDKEVAKSNEKLGNIDLSLLLRPAADIRPGVAQYCIQKQDHGLEMALDQDLITSSKAALEKGLPVYVETPIRNVNRAVGTMLSHEVTKQYQLKGLPSDTIHIKLVGSAGQSLGAFLCPGITLELEGDSNDYVGKGLSGGKIVVYPPRESQFDPSENIVVGNVALYGATSGEAYFNGMAAERFCVRNSGARAVVEGVGDHGCEYMTGGTVVILGKTGRNFAAGMSGGIAYVFDVDGMFHTRCNPELVDLEKIEDGEDITTLRMMIQQHQRHTSSVLAREVLSNFDSLLPKFVKVFPRDYKRIVQNLKIEQAAKESEEQEEKELMEKDAFEELKKMAAASLNGKKAEGLAAAKRPTQVDNAVKHRGFIAYERQGISYRDPNDRIKDWKEVATESKPGPLMKTQSARCMDCGTPFCHQENSGCPLGNKIPEFNELVHQNRWREALDRLLETNNFPEFTGRVCPAPCEGSCVLGIIENPVSIKSIECAIIDKAFEEGWMVPRPPQKRTGKRVAIVGSGPAGLAAADQLNKMGHLVTVYERADRIGGLMMYGVPNMKADKVDVVQRRVDLMTREGVNFMVNANVGVDPMYSLNHLRAENDAIVLACGATKPRDLPVPGRELSGVHFAMEFLHANTKSLLDSNLQDGKYLSAKGKKVVVIGGGDTGTDCIATSIRHGCTNMINLELLPEPPQKRAPGNPWPQWPRIFRVDYGHQEASAKFGKDPRSYEVLTKRFVGDKSGVVKGLEVVRVHWAKDSSGKFQFEEIKGSEEIIEADLVLLAMGFLGPESTIADQLGLERDNRSNFKAEYGRFSTSVDGVFAAGDCRRGQSLVVWAINEGRQAASQVDKYLMKDVNTCSKENPVSSEDLVHRVTA